A genomic stretch from Camarhynchus parvulus chromosome 11, STF_HiC, whole genome shotgun sequence includes:
- the MLKL gene encoding mixed lineage kinase domain-like protein, which translates to MDIVERVFSVAQAIHAQFEQVKCCKHQCQRLVERIQILLEPVRILRAQPRQHISHHEEELMKKLLQALEEAQKLVMKYSQTSWIQKFLRARSTGEEFVWVNESLEDIAQGLSLLLQAEQKQAFLEAFQSKTCRRQDAEDLRDDRAFLDQVIASTEEPKDVLEEIYIDRECMESKMDWMKSELNKVIREMERLKKVNVGKREDITEIKRDQLTFHRHLQDTESYDLYEGEYLKYPVAIKTFKRPLTTDPVKVRDIFEKEIQTLKKFESPNILRMYGICIEENDGSPCFSIVMEYCKHGTLRDVLNKQQNLSWDIRSRMALGAARGLYRLHQTGEKSRLHGCICSSKFLVAGDYCVKLSGFELCETESSIKRKAKKDWKQVSMLAYIAPENLKDINYPYKSPCEIYSFGIVLAEIATSKIPFEGCTPEEIVEKICNHHYWDPLGEDCPEDLRKIIEQCQAFDPSQRPSAEEIVDSLADLEKSRNQGS; encoded by the exons ATGGACATCGTGGAGAGGGTCTTCTCTGTGGCCCAGGCCATCCATGCCCAATTCGAGCAGGTGAAGTGCTGCAAGCACCAGTGCCAGCGCCTCGTGGAGCGCATCCAGATTCTGCTGGAGCCCGTGAGGATCCTCAGGGCTCAGCCACGACAGCACATCTCCCACCACGAAGAGGAACTGATGAaaaagctgctccaggcactggaggaAGCCCAGAAACTGGTGATGAAATACAGCCAGACCAGCTGGATCCAGAAGTTCCTGCGAGCCCGGAGTACTGGCGAGGAGTTTGTCTGGGTGAACGAAAGCCTGGAGGACATTGCCCaggggctctccctgctgctgcaggcagagcagaaacaGGCTTTCCTGGAAGCTTTCCAGTCAAAGACGTGTCGCAGGCAGGATGCTGAGGACCTGAGGGATGACAGAGCTTTCTTGGACCAGGTGATTGCAA GTACTGAGGAGCCCAAAGATGTGCTTGAGGAGATCTACATCGACAGGGAGTGTATGGAGAGCAAGATGGACTGGATGAAAAGCGAGCTGAACAAAGTCATTCGTGAGATGGAGC GCTTGAAGAAGGTCAACGTTGGTAAAAGAGAAGACATCACTGAGATCAAGCGAGACCAGCTCACCTTCCACAGGcacctgcaggacacagagagCTATGACCTGTACGAGGGCGAGTACCTCAAGTACCCTGTTGCCATCAAAACCTTCAAGAGgccactgaccactgacccaGT CAAGGTGAGAGACATCTTTGAGAAGGAGATTCAGACCCTGAAGAAGTTTGAGTCTCCAAACATCCTTCGCATGTACGGGATCTGCATTGAGGAGAACG ATGGGAGCCCCTGCTTCTCCATTGTCATGGAGTACTGTAAGCACGGGACGCTGCGGGATGTGCTGAACAAGCAGCAGAATCTTTCCTGGGACATCCGCAGTCGGatggccctgggagctgccagaggcCTTTACAG GTTGCACCAGACAGGGGAGAAGTCCCGACTCCACGGCTGCATCTGCAGCAGCAAGTTCCTGGTGGCTGGGGATTACTGTGTGAAG CTGTCAGGATTTGAGCTGTGTGAAACAGAATCATCCATCAAGAGGAAAGCCAAGAAGGACTGGAAACAAGTCTCTATGTTGGCCTACATCGCTCCAGAGAACCTGAAAGACATCAACTACCCTTACAAGAGTCCCTGTGAAATATACAG CTTTGGGATCGTTCTGGCAGAGATTGCAACCTCCAAAATCCCATTTGAAG GCTGCACTCCTGAGGAGATCGTGGAGAAAATCTGCAATCACCATTACTGGGACCCTCTTGGGGAAGATTGTCCTGAGGATCTGAGGAAAATCATTGAGCAGTGCCAGGCCTTTGACCCTTCCCAGCGCCCTTCTGCCGAGG AGATTGTGGACTCGCTGGCTGacctggagaaaagcaggaaccAAGGAAGTTAA